One region of Eubalaena glacialis isolate mEubGla1 chromosome 6, mEubGla1.1.hap2.+ XY, whole genome shotgun sequence genomic DNA includes:
- the ADAMTS1 gene encoding A disintegrin and metalloproteinase with thrombospondin motifs 1, with the protein MGNTARRSRGSQPAPVLLRLLLAAASALLVVPGVRGRPTEEDEELVLLAPERDPGHRTTHLRLDAFGRQLLLELQPDRGFLAPGFTLQTVGRRPGPDASRPDPVGDLAHCFYSGTVNGDPSSAAALSLCEGVRGAFYLQGEEYFIQPAPAAAAGEEPPARPQFHLLRRRRRGGGGARCGVLDDETQLAGGAGSEGEHATAQGPLRDRATQRTGQPTGTRSLRKKRFVSSPRYVETMLVADQSMAEFHGSGLKHYLLTLFSVAARLYKHPSIRNSVSLVVVKILVIYEEQKGPEVTSNAALTLRNFCNWQKQHNPPSDRDAEHYDTAILFTRQDLCGAQTCDTLGMADVGTVCDPSRSCSVIEDDGLQAAFTTAHELGHVFNMPHDDAKQCASINGVNRDSHMMASMLSNLDRSQPWSPCSAYMITSFLDNGHGECLMDKPQSPIQLPSDLPGTLYDANRQCQFTFGDESKHCPDAASTCTTLWCTGTSGGLLVCQTKHFPWADGTSCGEGKWCVNGKCVNKTDKKHFDTPVHGSWGPWGPWGDCSRTCGGGVQYTMRECDNPVPKNGGKYCEGKRVRYRSCNIEDCPENNGKTFREEQCEAHNEFSKASFGSGPAVEWTPKYAGVSPKDRCKLICQAKGIGYFFVLQPKVVDGTPCSPDSTSVCVQGQCVKAGCDRIIDSKKKFDKCGICGGNGSTCKKISGSVTSAKPGYHDIVTIPTGATNIEVKQRNQRGSRNNGSYLAIKAADGTYILNGDFTLSTLEQDITYKGSVLRYSGSSAALERIRSFSPLKEPLTIQVLTVGNALRPKIKYTYFVKKKKESFNAIPTFSEWVIEEWGECSKSCGQGVQRRLVECRDINGQPASECAKEVKPASTRPCADLPCPLWQLGDWSPCSKTCGKGYKKRTLQCLSHDGGVLSHESCDPLKKPKHYIDFCTMAECS; encoded by the exons ATGGGGAACACGGCGCGACGGTCTCGCGGCTCGCAGCCTGCGCCCGTGCTGCTGCGGCTGCTGCTCGCCGCGGCCTCCGCGCTGCTGGTCGTGCCGGGCGTGCGCGGGCGCCCCACCGAGGAGGACGAGGAGCTGGTGCTGCTGGCACCGGAGCGCGACCCAGGACACAGGACCACGCACCTCCGCCTGGACGCCTTCGGCCGGCAGCTGCTGCTGGAGCTGCAGCCGGACCGCGGCTTCCTGGCCCCCGGCTTCACGCTCCAGACGGTGGGGCGCAGACCCGGGCCCGACGCGTCGCGTCCTGATCCCGTTGGCGACCTGGCGCACTGCTTCTACTCTGGCACGGTGAACGGCGACCCCAGCTCCGCCGCCGCTCTCAGCCTCTGCGAGGGCGTGCGCGGCGCCTTCTACCTGCAGGGCGAGGAGTACTTCATCCAGCCTGCGCCCGCCGCCGCAGCCGGGGAGGAGCCTCCGGCGCGGCCCCAGTTCCATCTCttgcggcggaggcggcggggcggcggcggcgccagGTGCGGGGTCCTGGACGACGAGACGCAGCTCGCAGGGGGAGCGGGGTCGGAGGGCGAGCACGCCACGGCGCAGGGGCCGCTGCGGGACCGAGCGACACAGCGCACGGGACAACCAACAG GAACGAGAAGCCTAAGAAAGAAGCGATTTGTGTCCAGCCCCCGCTACGTGGAAACTATGCTTGTGGCTGACCAGTCCATGGCAGAGTTCCACGGCAGTGGGCTAAAGCACTACCTTCTCACCTTGTTCTCGGTGGCGGCCCGGTTATACAAACACCCCAGCATTCGGAATTCAGTTAGCCTGGTGGTAGTGAAGATCCTGGTCATCTatgaggaacagaaggggccaGAAGTGACTTCCAACGCTGCCCTCACTCTGCGGAACTTCTGCAACTGGCAAAAGCAACACAACCCGCCCAGTGACCGGGATGCAGAGCACTATGACACTGCGATTCTTTTCACCAGACAG GACCTGTGTGGCGCCCAGACATGTGATACTCTTGGGATGGCAGATGTTGGAACTGTATGTGATCCCAGCAGAAGCTGCTCGGTCATAGAGGATGATGGCTTACAAGCTGCCTTCACCACAGCCCACGAATTAG GCCATGTGTTTAACATGCCCCATGATGATGCAAAGCAATGTGCCAGCATTAATGGTGTCAACCGGGATTCCCACATGATGGCGTCAATGCTTTCCAATTTGGACCGCAGCCAGCCCTGGTCTCCTTGCAGTGCTTACATGATTACATCATTTCTGGATAATGGTCATG GCGAATGTTTGATGGACAAGCCCCAGAGCCCCATACAGCTCCCCTCTGATCTCCCCGGGACCTTGTACGATGCCAACCGGCAGTGCCAGTTTACATTTGGGGACGAGTCCAAACACTGCCCGGACGCGGCCAGCACGTGCACGACGCTCTGGTGCACGGGCACCTCTGGCGGATTGCTGGTGTGCCAGACCAAACACTTCCCCTGGGCCGACGGCACCAGCTGTGGAGAAGGGAAATGGTGTGTCAACGGCAAGTGCGTGAACAAGACTGACAAGAAGCATTTTGAT ACTCCTGTTCACGGAAGCTGGGGGCCGTGGGGGCCCTGGGGAGACTGTTCAAGAACGTGTGGTGGAGGAGTTCAGTATACGATGAGGGAGTGCGACAACCCGGTCCCGAAGAACGGAGGGAAGTACTGCGAGGGCAAGCGCGTGCGCTACAGGTCCTGCAATATTGAGGACTGTCCGGAGAATAATG GAAAAACCTTTAGAGAGGAACAGTGTGAGGCACACAATGAATTCTCCAAAGCTTCCTTTGGGAGCGGGCCCGCGGTGGAGTGGACACCCAAGTATGCAGGAGTCTCACCCAAGGACAGGTGCAAGCTCATCTGTCAAGCCAAAGGCATTGGCTACTTCTTCGTTTTGCAGCCCAAG GTGGTAGATGGCACTCCATGTAGCCCAGATTCCACCTCTGTCTGCGTGCAAGGACAGTGTGTAAAAGCTGGTTGTGATCGCATCATAGACTCCAAAAAGAAGTTCGATAAATGTGGCATTTGTGGAGGAAATGGATCTACATGCAAGAAAATATCAGGATCAGTTACTAGTGCAAA ACCTGGCTACCACGATATCGTCACAATTCCAACCGGAGCCACAAACATTGAAGTGAAACAACGGAATCAGAGGGGATCCAGAAATAATGGAAGCTACCTTGCCATCAAAGCTGCCGATGGCACATATATCCTGAATGGCGACTTCACTTTGTCCACTTTAGAGCAAGACATCACGTACAAAGGTAGTGTCTTGAGATACAGTGGCTCCTCGGCAGCATTGGAAAGAATTAGAAGCTTTAGCCCTCTCAAGGAGCCCTTAACCATCCAAGTCCTGACAGTGGGCAATGCCCTTCGACCGAAAATTAAATACACCTATTTcgtgaagaagaagaaggaatctTTCAACGCCATCCCTACTTTCTCCGAATGGGTCATTGAAGAGTGGGGCGAATGTTCCAAGTCATGTGGACAGGGTGTGCAGAGAAGGCTGGTGGAGTGCCGAGACATCAACGGGCAGCCCGCCTCAGAGTGTGCCAAGGAAGTGAAGCCAGCCAGCACCAGACCTTGTGCGGACCTGCCTTGCCCCCTCTGGCAGCTGGGGGATTGGTCGCCATGTTCCAAGACTTGCGGGAAGGGTTACAAAAAGAGAACCTTGCAGTGTCTGTCCCACGATGGGGGTGTGTTGTCTCACGAGAGCTGCGATCCTTTAAAGAAACCTAAACATTACATAGACTTTTGCACAATGGCAGAATGCAGTTAA